The DNA window TGCTCGCTCGACAGGAAGAAGTTGCGGGCCACCTGCTGGGTGATGGTCGAGGCGCCCTGCTTGGCGCCGCCGGTGGCGTTGTGCACGGCCGCGCGCAGGATGCCGGTGTAGTCGATGCCGCCGTGCTGGTAGAAGCGGTCGTCCTCGATCGCCAGCACGGCCTTTTTCATCACGTCCGGGATGTCCTTGATGCGTACCAGGTTGCGGCGCTCCTCGCCGAACTCGCCGATCAGCACGTTGTCGGCCGAGAAGATGCGCAGCGGCATTTTCGGGCGGTAGTCGGTCAGGGTGTCGAGTTCCGGCAGGTTGGGATAGGCCATCGCCAGGCCGAACACGACCAGCAGCACGGCGCCCACGCCCAGGCCGAGCACTGACAGGCCGGCCATCAACAGGATACGCGACGGCCGCGACGACGATTTGCCCGGTTTTTTCGAGGCGCCCTTGGCGGACTTGTCGGAGGAGGGTGGCGGTGCCGAATTGGAGGAAGCCATGCAGTTCGATCTTTCTGTTATGAGTGCGAAGCATTATAAGCGAGCGCCAACCCCTGCGGCGCGCTGTGCCTTGCGACAGAAATACTTTCCCGTGACCAACAAAACAACGGAGTTGTTTTTGCTGCCACGCACGCAACAATAAGTGTGGCGAAAGTCTCACACTGTAACAATCGTGCACAGCAGAAATATCTTTACACTTATATAGGCACGATTTAATGTGGGAGCTTGCTTAAGCCGGGCTTAGGCGTGATTCAGCTTTAGCTCTGCCATGTAGCGCAGCCGACATCCCGGCGCCGGAGACACTCGCATGATCGATTTCAAGATGCTGTTCGGGCAGGCCAGCGCGCCGCTGATGGGCCTGGATATCAGCACCTCCAGCGTGCGCGTGGTGGAGCTGGCCCAAGGCGCCAAGGGCGAACTGCGGCTCGAGCGCTACGCCGCCGAGCCGCTGCCGCGCGGCGCCGTCGTCGACGGCAACATCGAGAACATGGACCAGGTGGTCGAGGTGGTGCGGCGCGTCTGGAAGAAAAGCGGCAGCCGCGCCAAGCTGGCCGCGCTGGGCATGCCGCCGGCGTCGGTCATCACCAAGAAAATCATCCTGCCGGCCGGCCTGTCCGAGGACCAGCTCGAGGTGCAGGTCGAATCCGAGGCCAGCCAATACATCCCGTTCGCGCTCGACGAGGTCAGCCTGGACTTCGACGTCATCGGCGCGGCCGCCAACTCGCCCGAGGACATCGAGGTCATGCTGGCCGCCTCGCGCCGCGAAAAGGTCGAGGACCGGGTCGCCATCGCCGAGGCGTCCGGCCTGAAGGCGACCGTGATGGACATCGAATCGTACGCCGCCCGCGCCGCGCTCGACCGCATCACCGCGCAGCTGCCCGAGGCCGGCGCCGGCCAGGTGGTGGCGCTGTTCCAGATCGGCGCCCAGGTCACCCATATCTCCGTCATGCTCGACGGCGCCACCGTCTACGAGCGCGAGCAGCCCTTCGGCGGCAACTCGCTGACCCAGGACATCGTGCGCGCCTACGGCATGGCCTTCGACGAGGCCGAGGCGCGCAAGAAGAGCGGCGACCTGCCCGACAACTACGTGCCGGAGTTGCTCACGCCCTTCCTCGAGAGCGCGGCGATGGAGGTCACGCGGGCGATCCAGTTCTTCTACACCTCCACCCCTTACACCCGCGTCGACCAGCTGTTCCTGGCCGGCGGCTGCGCCGTCATCCCCGGCCTGCTCGAGCTGGTCGCCGGCCGCACCCGGATCGCCAGCGCCGTGATCTCGCCGTTCAAGGGCATGCAGCTGGGGTCGTCGGTACGCGAGGCGCAGCTGCGCGTTGACGCCCCGGCCTACCTGGTCGCCTGCGGCCTGGCGCTGCGGAGGTTCGGCTGATGATACGCATTAACCTGTTGCCCCACCGCGAGGAAAAGCGCAAGCAGAAGAAATCCGCCTTCTTCGCGCTGCTGGCGCTGGGCGGCGTCATCGGCGTCGGCGTGGTGCTGCTGGTGGGCGGCTACAACGCCCGCGCGCTGTCCATCCAGGGCGAGCGCAACCAGGTGCTGAAGACCGCCATCAGCGGACTCGACAAGAAAATCGCCGAGATCGCCACGTTGAAGCAGGAGATCGAG is part of the Oxalobacteraceae bacterium OTU3CAMAD1 genome and encodes:
- a CDS encoding pilus assembly protein PilM produces the protein MIDFKMLFGQASAPLMGLDISTSSVRVVELAQGAKGELRLERYAAEPLPRGAVVDGNIENMDQVVEVVRRVWKKSGSRAKLAALGMPPASVITKKIILPAGLSEDQLEVQVESEASQYIPFALDEVSLDFDVIGAAANSPEDIEVMLAASRREKVEDRVAIAEASGLKATVMDIESYAARAALDRITAQLPEAGAGQVVALFQIGAQVTHISVMLDGATVYEREQPFGGNSLTQDIVRAYGMAFDEAEARKKSGDLPDNYVPELLTPFLESAAMEVTRAIQFFYTSTPYTRVDQLFLAGGCAVIPGLLELVAGRTRIASAVISPFKGMQLGSSVREAQLRVDAPAYLVACGLALRRFG